From Methanosarcina lacustris Z-7289, one genomic window encodes:
- a CDS encoding ORC1-type DNA replication protein, with protein sequence MIKAQSLDGLFEKLLDGKSIFKNKEVLRPSYTPDLLLHRNEQINSLATILVSALRGETPSNVLIYGKTGTGKTAVTRYVGKELERVSEDKSVFCSVVYINCEVIDTQYRLLANLARHFEEEVPMTGWPTDQVFMKFKEAIDARDQVIIIILDEIDKLIKKGDDVLYNLSRINTDLKKAKVSMIGVSNDLKFTEFLDPRVKSSLGEEELIFPPYDAEQISDILKQRAKMAYNDGVLGEMVIPLCAAFAAQEHGDARRALDLLRVSGEIAERENLPQVLEEHVRRAQEKIEVDRVVEVVRTLPTQSKLVLYSIIMLRSRGREGKNVTTGEMYNVYRQLCHHIDVDILTQRRVTDLMSELDMLGIVNAVVVSKGRYGRTKEISLSVPAENTRKVLLEDYRLKPLVDFKASVFNKMFS encoded by the coding sequence ATGATAAAGGCTCAATCATTAGACGGCTTATTCGAAAAATTACTTGACGGAAAGTCAATTTTCAAAAACAAAGAGGTTCTTCGTCCTTCTTATACACCGGACCTGTTATTACACAGGAACGAACAGATAAACAGTCTTGCAACTATTCTGGTTTCTGCACTCAGGGGAGAGACTCCCTCCAATGTCCTTATTTATGGGAAAACAGGGACAGGAAAGACTGCAGTGACCAGATATGTAGGAAAGGAGCTTGAAAGGGTAAGTGAAGACAAGTCAGTTTTCTGTTCTGTTGTTTATATTAACTGCGAGGTAATCGATACTCAGTACAGGCTTCTTGCAAACCTTGCCAGGCATTTTGAAGAAGAGGTCCCTATGACCGGGTGGCCCACGGACCAGGTCTTCATGAAATTTAAGGAAGCCATCGATGCAAGAGATCAGGTTATTATCATCATTCTGGACGAAATTGACAAGCTGATCAAGAAAGGTGATGATGTCCTCTACAATCTTTCAAGAATCAATACCGACCTCAAAAAAGCCAAGGTCAGTATGATCGGGGTTTCTAACGACCTCAAATTTACGGAGTTTCTGGACCCCAGAGTCAAAAGTTCCCTGGGCGAAGAGGAACTGATCTTTCCACCTTATGATGCCGAGCAGATAAGCGACATCCTGAAACAAAGGGCAAAAATGGCTTACAACGACGGAGTGCTTGGTGAAATGGTAATCCCACTCTGTGCAGCCTTTGCAGCTCAGGAACACGGGGATGCCCGCAGGGCACTTGACCTTCTGCGTGTTTCAGGAGAAATTGCAGAGAGAGAGAACCTGCCTCAAGTTCTTGAAGAGCACGTCAGGCGTGCGCAGGAAAAGATCGAAGTCGACCGTGTTGTAGAAGTTGTAAGGACCCTCCCCACCCAGTCCAAGCTTGTGCTCTACAGCATCATCATGCTCAGGAGCCGGGGAAGAGAAGGCAAGAACGTCACAACCGGTGAGATGTATAATGTCTACCGCCAGCTCTGTCATCATATTGACGTGGATATCCTTACCCAGCGCAGGGTCACCGACCTGATGTCAGAACTTGACATGCTGGGCATCGTGAATGCCGTGGTAGTTAGTAAGGGCCGTTACGGAAGGACAAAAGAAATTTCGTTGAGCGTTCCTGCGGAAAACACTCGCAAAGTACTTCTTGAAGACTATAGGCTCAAACCCCTTGTAGATTTCAAAGCCTCCGTCTTTAACAAGATGTTTTCATAA
- a CDS encoding dephospho-CoA kinase, whose translation MKIIAFVGMPASGKSEASRIAAEMGIPVIIMGDVIRKEVLKRGLEPNDSNTGMVATDLRKCEGMDAVSRRCVSQIRETGSELVVVDGVRGIAEVECFRQEFGKGFILISIYAPIEIRFSRVQKRGRSDDMNSIEGLRNRDERELSWGMGEAIEASNVEIENNSTLEAFRKNVVDVLGNYSGPGPKK comes from the coding sequence ATGAAGATAATAGCGTTTGTAGGTATGCCAGCTTCGGGAAAATCCGAAGCTTCCAGGATTGCTGCTGAGATGGGCATTCCTGTTATTATTATGGGTGATGTGATCCGGAAGGAAGTACTGAAACGCGGGCTTGAACCCAACGATTCCAATACCGGAATGGTTGCAACGGACCTCCGTAAGTGTGAGGGCATGGATGCTGTTTCCAGGCGCTGTGTTTCTCAGATTAGAGAAACAGGCTCGGAACTTGTAGTCGTTGATGGTGTGCGCGGGATTGCCGAAGTGGAGTGCTTCAGGCAGGAATTCGGAAAAGGCTTTATCCTGATTTCTATTTACGCTCCCATTGAGATTCGCTTTTCCAGAGTCCAGAAGAGGGGCAGAAGCGATGATATGAACAGTATCGAAGGCCTTCGCAACAGGGATGAACGAGAGCTCAGCTGGGGCATGGGAGAAGCTATAGAAGCCTCTAATGTGGAGATCGAAAACAATTCCACTCTTGAAGCCTTCAGAAAAAATGTTGTTGATGTTTTGGGGAACTATTCAGGACCAGGCCCAAAAAAATAA